The proteins below are encoded in one region of Amycolatopsis magusensis:
- a CDS encoding tripartite tricarboxylate transporter permease — protein sequence MDALTNLLDGFGTALTPQHLLFAAIGVILGTAIGVLPGIGPAMAVALLLPVTYGLDPTAAFIMFAGIYYGGMFGGSTTSILLNTPGESAAVVAAIEGNPMARKGRGSQALAAAAIGHFIGGIIGTTALVLLAPLVAKLAVDIGAPDYFAIMVLAFIAVTSVLGKSRVRGFASLLIGLTIGLVGLDEMTGQSRLTFGSLHLSDGIDVVIVAVGLFAVGESLWVAAHLRQKQAKPIPVGRPWLSKADLRRTWKPWLRGPLIGFPFGAIPAGGAEIPTFLSYVTEKRLSKHKDEFGKGAIEGVAGPESTASASAAGTLVSMLTLGLPTTAVAAVMLAAFQQYGIQPGPLLFERESALVWGLIASLFVGTVLLLVINLPMAPVWAKLLRIPRPYLYAGILFFASVGAYAVGGEVIDLVLLFIIGLIGFTMRRYGLPVLPAVLGVILGPSAEQQMRRALQLSDGQLSGLVNSPMAVVVYVIIAILLAWPLLRKLRRKPSSPAQERIDA from the coding sequence ATGGACGCGCTGACCAATCTGCTGGACGGGTTCGGCACCGCGCTCACCCCGCAGCACCTGCTGTTCGCCGCGATCGGCGTCATCCTCGGCACCGCGATCGGGGTGCTGCCGGGCATCGGCCCGGCGATGGCGGTGGCCCTGCTGCTGCCGGTGACCTACGGGCTCGACCCGACCGCGGCGTTCATCATGTTCGCCGGCATCTACTACGGCGGCATGTTCGGTGGTTCGACCACCTCGATCCTGCTGAACACCCCGGGCGAGAGCGCGGCGGTGGTCGCGGCCATCGAAGGCAATCCCATGGCCCGCAAGGGCCGCGGCTCGCAGGCGCTGGCCGCGGCGGCGATCGGGCACTTCATCGGCGGCATCATCGGCACCACGGCGCTGGTGCTGCTGGCGCCGCTGGTGGCCAAGCTCGCGGTGGACATCGGCGCGCCGGACTACTTCGCCATCATGGTGCTCGCCTTCATCGCGGTGACCTCGGTGCTCGGCAAGTCCCGCGTCCGCGGGTTCGCCTCGCTGCTGATCGGGCTGACCATCGGCCTGGTCGGGCTGGACGAGATGACCGGGCAGTCGCGGCTGACCTTCGGTTCGCTGCACCTGTCCGACGGCATCGACGTGGTGATCGTGGCGGTCGGCCTGTTCGCCGTCGGCGAGTCGCTGTGGGTGGCCGCGCACCTGCGGCAGAAGCAGGCCAAGCCGATCCCGGTCGGGCGGCCGTGGCTGTCCAAAGCGGACCTTCGGCGCACCTGGAAGCCTTGGCTGCGCGGGCCGCTCATCGGGTTCCCGTTCGGCGCGATCCCGGCCGGTGGCGCGGAGATCCCGACTTTCCTTTCCTACGTCACGGAAAAGCGGCTCTCCAAGCACAAGGACGAGTTCGGCAAGGGCGCCATCGAAGGCGTCGCCGGTCCGGAATCCACGGCGAGCGCCTCGGCCGCCGGGACGCTGGTGTCGATGCTGACGCTGGGCCTGCCGACCACCGCGGTGGCCGCGGTGATGCTGGCGGCGTTCCAGCAGTACGGCATCCAGCCGGGTCCGCTGCTGTTCGAGCGCGAGTCGGCGCTGGTGTGGGGCCTGATCGCCAGCCTGTTCGTCGGCACGGTGCTGCTGCTGGTGATCAACCTGCCGATGGCGCCGGTGTGGGCGAAGCTGCTGCGGATCCCGCGGCCGTACCTGTACGCGGGCATCCTGTTCTTCGCCAGCGTCGGTGCCTACGCGGTCGGCGGTGAGGTGATCGACCTGGTGCTGCTGTTCATCATCGGCCTGATCGGGTTCACCATGCGGCGCTACGGGCTGCCGGTGCTGCCCGCGGTGCTCGGCGTGATCCTCGGGCCGAGCGCGGAACAGCAGATGCGACGGGCGCTGCAACTGTCCGACGGTCAGCTGTCCGGCCTGGTGAACTCGCCGATGGCGGTGGTGGTCTACGTGATCATCGCGATCCTGCTGGCGTGGCCGCTGCTGCGCAAACTCCGCCGGAAGCCGTCCTCCCCGGCGCAGGAGCGCATCGACGCCTGA
- a CDS encoding energy-coupling factor transporter transmembrane component T — MLPRNLHPAAWWLWALGLAVAASRTTNPFLLGLIIAVLCFVVANRRSDAPWALAFRLYAYIGLFIVVMRVLFRLLIGGMDGGHVLFDLPEIPLPSIAAGITLLGPTTAEELLGGFYDGLRLATMVLCVGAANALANPKRLLKAVPGALYEVGTAVTVALSVAPQLAESVLRVRRARRLRAGRQKGMRALKGIIIPVLEDAMDRSLMLASAMDSRGYGRRGYLPRPVRIVVGICVLAGLTGVCVGVYGVLDGTSTWLGTPLLLGGLVVSVTGFLLGGRRIRRTTYRPDPWRWPETAVAAAGVGAAALLFATTRLDAANLYPSLNPLRWPEVSPWHAGALLLGVLPAWLAPPPLLSGEGVRA, encoded by the coding sequence GTGCTTCCTAGGAACCTCCACCCGGCCGCGTGGTGGCTGTGGGCCCTCGGGCTCGCGGTCGCCGCCAGCCGCACCACCAACCCGTTCCTGCTCGGCCTGATCATCGCCGTGCTGTGCTTCGTGGTGGCGAACCGGCGCAGCGACGCGCCCTGGGCGCTGGCCTTCCGGCTCTACGCCTACATCGGGCTGTTCATCGTGGTGATGCGGGTGCTGTTCCGGCTCCTGATCGGCGGGATGGACGGCGGGCACGTGCTGTTCGACCTGCCGGAGATCCCGCTGCCGTCGATCGCGGCCGGGATCACCCTGCTCGGCCCGACCACGGCCGAGGAGCTGCTCGGCGGCTTCTACGACGGTCTGCGCCTAGCCACCATGGTGCTCTGCGTGGGCGCGGCGAACGCGCTGGCGAACCCGAAACGCCTGCTCAAAGCGGTCCCGGGGGCGCTGTACGAGGTCGGCACCGCGGTCACCGTCGCCCTGTCGGTGGCGCCGCAGCTCGCCGAGAGCGTGCTGCGAGTCCGCCGCGCGCGACGACTGCGGGCCGGTCGTCAGAAGGGCATGCGCGCGTTGAAGGGGATCATCATCCCGGTGCTCGAAGACGCCATGGACCGCTCGCTGATGCTGGCTTCGGCGATGGATTCGCGCGGCTACGGGCGTCGCGGTTACCTGCCGCGGCCCGTGCGGATCGTCGTCGGGATCTGCGTGCTGGCCGGGCTGACCGGCGTCTGCGTCGGCGTCTACGGCGTGCTCGACGGCACGTCGACCTGGCTGGGCACGCCCCTGCTGCTCGGCGGGCTGGTCGTGTCGGTGACCGGGTTCCTGCTCGGCGGCCGCCGCATCCGGCGCACCACCTACCGGCCGGATCCGTGGCGCTGGCCGGAAACCGCGGTGGCCGCGGCCGGGGTCGGCGCGGCGGCGCTGCTGTTCGCCACCACCCGGCTCGACGCGGCGAACCTCTACCCGTCGCTGAACCCGCTGCGCTGGCCGGAGGTTTCCCCGTGGCACGCTGGGGCGTTGTTGCTGGGGGTGCTGCCTGCCTGGCTGGCCCCGCCACCGCTGCTCTCCGGGGAGGGGGTCCGGGCATGA
- a CDS encoding tripartite tricarboxylate transporter TctB family protein, giving the protein MTTTVDNEPVDDRPPEKQSWWREHSELGICVLLLATGVLVLTDALSIPTDFTQRGPVGPKAVPVLVGSALVLVAALLAVNVLRGGRGEAEAGEDIDLDAPTDWRTVLMLAGAFLLNAALIDTVGFPISSALMFWGAAFALGSRNHVRDPLIAAAVSVITWLAFNELLGVPLPGGPLMGVL; this is encoded by the coding sequence ATGACGACCACAGTGGACAACGAGCCGGTGGACGACCGGCCGCCGGAGAAGCAGAGCTGGTGGCGCGAGCACTCCGAGCTGGGCATCTGCGTGCTGCTGCTGGCCACCGGCGTGCTGGTGCTCACCGACGCGCTGAGCATCCCGACCGACTTCACCCAGCGCGGCCCGGTCGGGCCGAAGGCGGTGCCGGTGCTGGTCGGTTCCGCGCTGGTGCTGGTCGCCGCGCTGCTCGCGGTGAACGTGCTGCGCGGCGGTCGTGGTGAGGCCGAAGCCGGTGAGGACATCGACCTGGACGCGCCGACCGACTGGCGCACAGTGCTGATGCTGGCCGGGGCGTTCCTGCTGAACGCGGCGCTGATCGACACCGTCGGCTTCCCGATCTCCTCGGCGCTGATGTTCTGGGGTGCCGCGTTCGCCCTGGGCAGTCGCAACCACGTGCGTGATCCGCTGATCGCGGCCGCGGTCTCGGTGATCACCTGGCTGGCGTTCAACGAACTGCTCGGGGTCCCGCTGCCCGGCGGCCCGCTGATGGGGGTGCTGTGA
- a CDS encoding Bug family tripartite tricarboxylate transporter substrate binding protein translates to MKNPKTWLSVLVAALLVLLIPPLVSTGSDETGDQIRNFRVMVPNSPGGGYDITARTAVKAIEEAELNGSTEVFNLPGAGGTVGLGRLVNERGNGKLAMSMGLGVVGAVYTNRSPSSLQDTTPIAKLTEESDVVVVGKDSPYQTIGQLIEAWKANPGAVPVGGGSAPGGPDHLAPMLMAKAAGIAPATVNYVPFDGGGELMASVLGGKVGFGVSGIGETRDQIEAGELRALAVTSPQRVPGMDAPTLQESGVDVSFTNWRGIVAPPGISNGDREKLVSLFTRLQDTQQWQDALRLNGWTNAFSAGDEYGAFLKAENDRVASVLKELGLA, encoded by the coding sequence ATGAAGAACCCCAAGACCTGGCTGTCGGTGCTGGTCGCCGCACTGCTGGTCCTGCTCATCCCACCGCTGGTGTCCACCGGCAGCGACGAGACCGGTGACCAGATCCGCAACTTCCGGGTGATGGTGCCGAACTCGCCGGGCGGTGGGTACGACATCACCGCGCGCACCGCGGTCAAGGCCATCGAGGAAGCCGAGCTCAACGGCTCCACCGAGGTGTTCAACCTGCCCGGCGCCGGCGGCACGGTCGGCCTCGGCAGGCTGGTCAACGAACGCGGCAACGGCAAGCTCGCGATGTCGATGGGCCTCGGCGTGGTCGGCGCGGTCTACACCAACCGCTCGCCATCCTCGCTGCAGGACACCACGCCGATCGCGAAGCTGACCGAGGAATCCGACGTTGTGGTGGTCGGCAAGGACTCGCCGTACCAGACCATCGGCCAGCTGATCGAAGCGTGGAAGGCCAACCCCGGTGCGGTGCCGGTCGGCGGCGGCTCGGCCCCCGGCGGACCCGACCACCTGGCGCCGATGCTGATGGCCAAGGCCGCGGGCATCGCCCCCGCCACGGTGAACTACGTGCCGTTCGACGGCGGTGGCGAACTGATGGCCTCGGTGCTCGGCGGCAAGGTCGGCTTCGGCGTCTCCGGCATCGGCGAGACCCGCGACCAGATCGAGGCCGGCGAGCTGCGCGCGCTGGCGGTCACCAGCCCGCAGCGCGTGCCCGGCATGGACGCGCCCACGCTGCAGGAGTCCGGAGTGGACGTCAGCTTCACGAACTGGCGCGGCATCGTCGCGCCGCCGGGGATCTCCAACGGGGACCGGGAAAAGCTGGTGTCGCTGTTCACCCGGCTGCAGGACACCCAGCAGTGGCAGGACGCGCTGCGGCTCAACGGCTGGACGAACGCCTTCTCCGCCGGTGACGAGTACGGCGCCTTCCTCAAGGCGGAGAACGACCGGGTCGCTTCGGTGCTGAAGGAGTTGGGGCTGGCATGA
- a CDS encoding TNT domain-containing protein, with protein MRWIKSLAATLALFSAVLVVPPTASASTEGHLTECSADFYHDDKRLGPERLPKLGVVGWQLLGYHRTGHQPVGQFLDEYYDEAAGSWRYPPSDGYVIGPDGQPDREVGELEPGERIDRYGSEYGGFLAPKGSHYGSRAIPPSNLVGTPAELCNYRAYRVLREFDVYEGPVAPWFAQPGGGQQFQLNGSLVPGAPAQLNVLWLVDNGYLARL; from the coding sequence ATGCGCTGGATCAAGAGTCTCGCGGCCACCCTGGCCCTGTTTTCCGCGGTGCTGGTCGTGCCGCCGACGGCCTCGGCTTCGACCGAAGGCCACCTCACCGAATGCTCGGCGGACTTCTACCACGACGACAAGCGGCTCGGCCCGGAACGGCTGCCGAAACTCGGCGTGGTCGGCTGGCAGTTGCTGGGCTACCACCGCACCGGGCACCAGCCGGTCGGCCAGTTCCTCGACGAGTACTACGACGAGGCCGCGGGCAGCTGGCGCTACCCGCCGTCCGACGGTTACGTGATCGGCCCGGACGGGCAGCCGGACCGCGAGGTCGGCGAGCTGGAGCCGGGCGAGCGGATCGACCGCTACGGCAGTGAGTACGGCGGTTTCCTGGCCCCGAAGGGCTCGCACTACGGCTCCCGCGCGATCCCGCCGTCGAACCTCGTCGGCACCCCGGCCGAGCTGTGCAACTACCGCGCCTACCGGGTGCTGCGCGAGTTCGACGTCTACGAAGGTCCGGTCGCGCCTTGGTTCGCGCAACCGGGCGGCGGGCAGCAGTTCCAGCTGAACGGTTCCCTGGTGCCGGGCGCCCCGGCCCAGCTGAACGTCCTGTGGCTGGTCGACAACGGCTACCTCGCCCGCCTCTGA
- a CDS encoding ABC transporter substrate-binding protein, which translates to MKLARIAAATALVLAVAPVATASAVDHGRGTPGYCPDGNGVTVVIDFHELGGDSIIRCAPGDQASGLGALQNAGLELTGVQRWGLSFICRIEGKPGPESEACIDTPPTTAYWGYWHAPNGGSWTYSQYGVMNRKPPLGSFEGWSFSLGKTAQTNPAPRIGPVRPGQAVEPPPPADQQNGAIPGRDGVPVAPPAAAEAAPAVEAPPAESPAPTSSAAPTSSAAVAAPTTAPPAESLAGGVAPGGVAWTGGEALPSTQDSGFPWGAVLGGAAVLLVGGAAGVTAYRRHCAS; encoded by the coding sequence ATGAAGCTCGCGCGGATCGCCGCGGCCACCGCGCTGGTGCTGGCCGTCGCGCCGGTGGCCACCGCTTCGGCCGTCGACCACGGCCGGGGCACCCCCGGGTACTGCCCGGACGGCAACGGCGTCACCGTGGTGATCGACTTCCACGAGCTCGGCGGCGACTCGATCATCCGCTGCGCCCCCGGCGACCAGGCGAGCGGGCTGGGCGCGTTGCAGAATGCCGGGCTCGAGCTCACCGGCGTGCAGCGCTGGGGGCTGTCGTTCATCTGCCGGATCGAGGGCAAGCCGGGCCCGGAGTCCGAGGCCTGCATCGATACCCCGCCCACCACGGCGTACTGGGGTTACTGGCACGCGCCCAACGGCGGCAGCTGGACCTACAGCCAGTACGGCGTGATGAACCGGAAGCCGCCGCTGGGCAGCTTCGAGGGCTGGTCGTTCTCGCTGGGCAAGACCGCGCAGACCAACCCGGCACCGCGCATCGGCCCGGTCCGGCCGGGCCAGGCGGTCGAGCCACCGCCGCCCGCCGACCAGCAGAACGGCGCGATCCCGGGCCGCGACGGGGTGCCGGTCGCCCCGCCCGCGGCGGCGGAAGCCGCGCCGGCCGTGGAAGCGCCGCCCGCGGAGTCACCCGCGCCGACCAGCTCGGCCGCGCCCACCTCGTCGGCCGCGGTGGCGGCGCCGACCACGGCACCGCCCGCCGAGTCGCTGGCCGGTGGCGTCGCGCCGGGCGGGGTCGCCTGGACCGGTGGTGAGGCGCTGCCGTCCACCCAGGACTCCGGCTTCCCGTGGGGAGCGGTGCTCGGCGGGGCCGCGGTGCTCCTGGTAGGCGGGGCCGCGGGGGTCACCGCCTACCGTCGCCACTGTGCTTCCTAG
- a CDS encoding prenyltransferase/squalene oxidase repeat-containing protein, translated as MRAPVRALAGITAAGALVAAIALPSPAAEADKHTTAGAAAAKWLAGELTDGTLPGFMGADWGLTIDALFALSATGRPEVTAVADAIDAGGAGYYTFPIDANTTAWIGGATAKTLAAAVTAGRDPKNFTGRDIRQATLDLIAPDGDVKGQLRSKNTGNDGSNTFDQALAVLGLARSGGVPPDAAVFLVKQQCPAGGFRLGGSFAEGSVTCTDDSAIDPDSTGMAVQALLEADKNGIAGAKAAADKGAAYLARTQRADGSFGGSGPTVGSNANSTGLAGQALAVSGNTTAANRAADWVLAHQLSTQNAGKATGELGAIAYNKESLDDAVANAVDGRIPDLQRDQWRRTAAQALLTLAKLPLTHKPVEPGPGPDPVDPPSETSVPSSSSSAPPPSSSPSQSSSTQPGTSSSAGLAAAPQNTTGSSQQKKLAQTGAPVTEFAVGGVVLVAAGVGLLFAGRRRSLR; from the coding sequence ATGCGTGCCCCCGTCCGTGCGCTCGCCGGCATCACCGCGGCGGGTGCCCTGGTCGCCGCGATCGCGCTGCCCTCACCCGCCGCTGAAGCTGACAAACACACCACCGCCGGGGCCGCTGCCGCGAAGTGGCTGGCCGGTGAGCTGACCGACGGCACGCTCCCCGGCTTCATGGGCGCCGACTGGGGTCTGACCATCGACGCCCTGTTCGCGCTCAGCGCCACCGGACGGCCCGAGGTGACGGCCGTGGCCGACGCCATCGACGCCGGCGGCGCGGGCTACTACACCTTCCCGATCGACGCGAACACGACCGCCTGGATCGGCGGGGCCACGGCCAAGACACTGGCCGCGGCGGTGACCGCCGGTCGTGACCCGAAGAACTTCACCGGCCGAGACATCCGGCAGGCCACCCTCGACCTGATCGCGCCCGACGGCGACGTCAAGGGCCAGTTGCGCAGCAAGAACACCGGCAACGACGGGAGCAACACCTTCGACCAGGCGCTCGCCGTGCTCGGCCTGGCCCGCAGCGGCGGCGTGCCCCCGGACGCGGCCGTTTTCCTGGTCAAGCAGCAGTGCCCGGCCGGTGGCTTCCGCCTCGGCGGCTCCTTCGCCGAAGGTTCGGTGACCTGCACCGACGACAGCGCCATCGACCCGGATTCCACCGGCATGGCGGTGCAGGCGCTGCTGGAGGCCGACAAGAACGGGATCGCCGGGGCGAAGGCCGCCGCCGACAAGGGCGCGGCCTACCTGGCGCGGACCCAGCGCGCCGACGGCTCGTTCGGCGGCTCCGGCCCGACCGTCGGCTCCAACGCCAACTCGACCGGTCTCGCCGGTCAGGCGCTGGCCGTCAGCGGGAACACCACGGCCGCGAACCGGGCCGCCGACTGGGTGCTGGCGCACCAGCTGAGTACGCAGAACGCCGGGAAGGCCACCGGCGAGCTGGGCGCGATCGCCTACAACAAGGAGTCTCTCGACGACGCCGTGGCGAACGCGGTCGACGGCAGGATTCCGGACCTCCAGCGCGACCAGTGGCGCCGGACGGCCGCTCAGGCGCTGCTGACGCTGGCGAAGCTGCCGCTCACCCACAAGCCCGTCGAGCCCGGTCCCGGCCCCGATCCGGTCGACCCGCCATCGGAGACCTCGGTGCCGTCGTCGTCCTCGTCGGCTCCGCCTCCGTCCAGCTCGCCGAGCCAGTCGAGCAGCACCCAGCCGGGCACGAGTTCCTCCGCCGGTCTCGCGGCGGCACCCCAGAACACCACCGGCTCTTCCCAGCAGAAGAAGCTCGCCCAGACCGGCGCGCCGGTCACGGAGTTCGCCGTCGGCGGCGTGGTGCTGGTCGCCGCCGGGGTCGGCCTGCTGTTCGCCGGACGAAGGAGGAGCCTCCGATGA
- a CDS encoding Gfo/Idh/MocA family protein, which yields MDQQLRVGLVGGGPWAKTVHAPGLAEHPGTALTTIWTRRPEAARELAEAHCATAVDTVDELLEQVDAVAFAVPPAVQGEIAIRAAAAGKHLILEKPIAADLGTAERLAATVAEADVAALVMFTLRFAIQTQDWLAGLKEAGGWTGGSARWLSGALLNETYRDSAWRHEVAGALADVGPHAFDLLDAALGPITGVLAAHRNDGDLWTVLLEHEGGITSTATLTLQLPIMPTVVELAVYGENGFRSVNQRPGTPQDSYTALLDDFAALIASGTRAHPCDVQRGLHIQRVIDQALRVVSK from the coding sequence GTGGATCAGCAGTTGCGAGTAGGCCTTGTCGGTGGCGGTCCCTGGGCGAAGACGGTGCACGCACCGGGATTGGCGGAACACCCCGGCACCGCGCTGACCACCATCTGGACCCGCCGCCCCGAAGCCGCGCGCGAGCTGGCCGAGGCGCACTGCGCCACGGCCGTGGACACCGTGGACGAGCTGCTCGAGCAGGTCGACGCGGTGGCCTTCGCGGTCCCGCCCGCCGTCCAGGGCGAGATCGCCATCCGCGCGGCGGCCGCGGGCAAGCACCTGATCCTGGAGAAGCCGATCGCCGCGGACCTGGGAACCGCCGAACGGCTGGCCGCGACCGTGGCCGAGGCGGACGTCGCCGCGCTGGTCATGTTCACCCTGCGGTTCGCGATCCAGACCCAGGATTGGCTGGCCGGGCTCAAGGAAGCGGGCGGCTGGACCGGCGGCAGCGCGCGCTGGCTCTCCGGCGCCCTGCTGAACGAGACCTACCGCGACTCGGCGTGGCGGCACGAGGTCGCGGGCGCGCTCGCGGACGTCGGACCGCACGCGTTCGACCTGCTCGACGCGGCGCTGGGCCCGATCACCGGGGTGCTCGCCGCGCACCGCAACGACGGTGACCTGTGGACCGTGCTGCTCGAGCACGAAGGCGGCATCACCAGCACCGCCACGCTCACGCTGCAGCTGCCGATCATGCCCACGGTGGTGGAACTGGCGGTGTACGGGGAGAACGGGTTCCGCAGCGTGAACCAGCGGCCGGGCACGCCGCAGGACAGCTACACCGCCCTGCTCGACGACTTCGCCGCGCTGATCGCCAGCGGTACCCGCGCCCATCCGTGTGACGTCCAGCGGGGGCTGCACATCCAGCGCGTGATCGACCAAGCCCTTCGGGTGGTTTCGAAGTAG
- a CDS encoding ECF transporter S component → MTEFLERPKVVRITPRSALVLTIAAVLGLSMFFWPLFASPEPNAQAHSADAPFIFMFTLPVLILIVLAEVSGGGIDSKALAMLGVLSAINAGLRPLGAGTGGIETVFFLIVLAGRVFGPGFGFVLGSTSLFASALLTAGVGPWLPFQMLSSSLLGLGAGLLPHRVRGRAEIAMLGAYGVVAAYFFGFVMNMWFWPFLAGTSMSPETAGLAFVPGDDLGANLHRFFVFSLLTSTFGWDTGRAVTNLIAIVLVGPAVLATLRRASRRAAFSAPVTFRP, encoded by the coding sequence ATGACCGAGTTCCTGGAGCGGCCGAAGGTCGTCCGCATCACCCCGCGCTCCGCGCTGGTGCTGACCATCGCCGCGGTGCTCGGCCTGTCGATGTTCTTCTGGCCCCTGTTCGCGTCGCCGGAGCCGAACGCGCAGGCGCACTCGGCGGACGCGCCGTTCATCTTCATGTTCACCCTGCCGGTGCTGATCCTGATCGTGCTCGCCGAGGTCTCCGGCGGCGGCATCGACTCGAAGGCACTGGCCATGCTGGGCGTGCTGTCGGCGATCAACGCCGGGCTGCGGCCGCTGGGCGCGGGCACCGGCGGCATCGAGACGGTGTTCTTCCTGATCGTGCTGGCCGGACGGGTGTTCGGGCCGGGGTTCGGCTTCGTGCTGGGCTCGACTTCGCTGTTCGCCTCGGCGCTGCTCACCGCGGGCGTGGGGCCGTGGCTGCCGTTCCAGATGCTGTCGTCATCACTGCTGGGGCTGGGGGCGGGACTGCTGCCGCACCGGGTCCGGGGCAGGGCGGAGATCGCCATGCTCGGCGCCTACGGCGTGGTGGCGGCGTACTTCTTCGGGTTCGTGATGAACATGTGGTTCTGGCCGTTCCTGGCCGGGACCTCGATGTCGCCGGAAACCGCCGGCCTGGCCTTCGTCCCCGGCGACGACCTCGGCGCGAACCTGCACCGGTTCTTCGTCTTCTCGCTGCTGACCTCGACCTTCGGCTGGGACACCGGCCGCGCGGTGACGAACCTGATCGCCATCGTGCTGGTCGGCCCCGCCGTCCTGGCCACCCTGCGACGAGCCTCCCGGCGCGCCGCCTTCTCCGCCCCGGTCACCTTCCGCCCCTAG
- a CDS encoding ABC transporter ATP-binding protein: MIEFSRVSITYAEATTPVLSEVDLLVEEGELCLVAGRTGSGKSTFLGAINGLVPHFTGGHLRGSVRVAGKDTSQHPPREFAELVGVVGQDPLAGFVTDTVEEELAYGMEQLAVPPEVMRKRVEETLDLLGVADLRHRPLRTLSGGQQQRVAIGSVLTAHPKVLVLDEPTSALDPTAAEEVLAAITRLVHDLGTTVVVAEHRMERVAQYADRLLYLPGDGSIRSGTPAEILADADVAPPLVELGRLAGWSPLPLSVRDARRRAGPLRDRLTGRTPVLPERVAAPVKLAASKIVVRYGELVAVREVSLDLRGGQIVALMGRNGSGKSSLLWALQGSGPRHGGKVDVGGQDPKSLKPHRARKLVGLVPQTPGDLLYLDSVDAECTQADLESEAGAGSCRAMLDRLTPGIDGGKHPRDLSEGQRLALVLAIQLTARPEVMLLDEPTRGLDYHAKRHFGAVLAELAAEGAAIVLATHDVEFVATAADRVVVMAEGDVVADGPTAEVVVASPAFAPQVAKVLAPAEWLTVDQVAKALA; encoded by the coding sequence ATGATCGAGTTCTCGCGGGTGAGCATCACCTACGCCGAGGCCACCACGCCGGTGCTGTCCGAAGTGGACCTCCTGGTGGAGGAGGGCGAGCTGTGCCTGGTCGCCGGGCGGACCGGCTCGGGCAAGTCGACCTTCCTCGGCGCGATCAACGGCCTGGTCCCGCACTTCACCGGCGGCCACCTGCGCGGCAGCGTGCGGGTGGCGGGCAAGGACACCTCGCAGCACCCGCCGCGCGAGTTCGCCGAGCTGGTCGGCGTGGTCGGGCAGGACCCGCTGGCCGGGTTCGTCACCGACACCGTCGAGGAGGAGCTGGCCTACGGCATGGAGCAGCTGGCCGTGCCGCCCGAGGTGATGCGCAAGCGGGTCGAGGAGACGCTGGACCTGCTGGGTGTCGCCGACCTGCGTCACCGTCCACTGAGGACGTTGTCCGGCGGGCAGCAGCAGCGGGTGGCGATCGGCTCGGTGCTCACCGCGCACCCGAAGGTGCTGGTGCTGGACGAGCCGACCTCGGCGCTGGACCCGACCGCGGCCGAGGAGGTGCTCGCCGCGATCACCCGGCTGGTGCACGACCTCGGCACCACGGTGGTGGTCGCCGAGCACCGGATGGAACGGGTCGCGCAGTACGCCGACCGCCTGCTCTACCTGCCCGGCGACGGTTCGATCCGCTCCGGCACGCCCGCCGAGATCCTGGCCGACGCCGATGTCGCACCCCCGCTGGTCGAGCTGGGCAGGCTGGCGGGCTGGTCACCGCTGCCGCTCTCGGTGCGGGACGCGCGCCGCCGCGCCGGGCCGCTGCGGGACCGGCTCACCGGGCGGACGCCGGTGCTCCCCGAACGCGTGGCCGCGCCGGTGAAGCTGGCGGCGTCGAAGATCGTGGTGCGCTACGGCGAGCTGGTGGCCGTGCGCGAGGTGAGCCTGGACCTGCGCGGCGGGCAGATCGTCGCGCTGATGGGCCGCAACGGCTCGGGCAAGTCGTCGCTGCTGTGGGCGTTGCAGGGCAGCGGCCCGCGGCACGGCGGCAAGGTGGACGTCGGCGGGCAGGACCCGAAGTCGCTCAAGCCGCACCGCGCGCGGAAGCTGGTCGGCCTGGTGCCGCAGACCCCCGGTGACCTGCTCTACCTCGATTCCGTCGACGCCGAGTGCACGCAGGCCGACCTCGAATCCGAAGCCGGGGCGGGCAGCTGCCGCGCGATGCTCGACCGGCTCACCCCCGGCATCGACGGCGGCAAGCACCCGCGCGACCTCTCCGAAGGGCAGCGGCTGGCGCTGGTGCTGGCGATCCAGCTGACCGCCAGGCCCGAGGTGATGCTGCTCGACGAGCCCACGCGCGGCCTGGACTACCACGCCAAACGGCACTTCGGCGCGGTCTTGGCCGAGCTGGCGGCGGAGGGCGCGGCCATCGTGCTCGCCACCCACGACGTGGAGTTCGTCGCGACCGCGGCCGACCGCGTGGTGGTGATGGCCGAGGGCGACGTGGTCGCCGACGGCCCGACCGCCGAGGTGGTGGTCGCCTCGCCAGCCTTCGCACCGCAGGTGGCGAAGGTGCTGGCGCCGGCGGAATGGCTCACCGTCGACCAGGTGGCGAAGGCGCTGGCATGA